One Bacteroidota bacterium genomic window carries:
- a CDS encoding ATP-binding protein: MSLYLHNLIVQGEHQRLDFKYEISDAKKIARTFSAFANTQGGTLLIGVKDNGNIVGVRTDEEEYMAEAAAHIYCKPRVEYKIRHHKVNEKTVLEVVIPESKKKPHRAPWKDDTFKAFVRVNDQNFLADTVLLEAWKIRHHHKKLLVRYDNQEQALFQLLREHSQITLRDYTNACQIKRRAAIHILAQLILVKAIDYRITEKETYYYLPSDPHQL; this comes from the coding sequence GTGAGTTTATATTTACACAACCTGATTGTGCAGGGGGAACATCAACGTCTTGACTTTAAGTACGAAATTTCTGATGCAAAAAAGATTGCCCGCACTTTTTCGGCTTTTGCCAACACTCAAGGTGGCACTTTGCTTATAGGAGTAAAGGATAATGGAAATATAGTTGGGGTGCGCACCGACGAAGAGGAATACATGGCCGAAGCAGCAGCACATATTTATTGCAAGCCCAGAGTGGAATACAAAATCCGACACCATAAAGTAAACGAAAAAACTGTGCTTGAAGTGGTGATACCTGAAAGCAAAAAAAAACCACATCGAGCTCCCTGGAAAGACGATACTTTTAAAGCCTTTGTAAGAGTGAATGACCAGAATTTTCTGGCCGATACTGTTTTACTCGAAGCATGGAAAATACGGCACCACCATAAAAAATTGCTTGTACGATACGATAATCAGGAACAGGCTCTTTTTCAACTACTCCGTGAGCATTCGCAAATCACCCTTCGCGATTACACAAATGCATGCCAGATTAAGCGCCGGGCTGCAATACATATTCTCGCCCAACTCATATTAGTGAAGGCCATCGATTACCGCATTACGGAAAAGGAAACCTATTATTACTTACCATCCGACCCGCATCAGCTTTGA
- a CDS encoding GAF domain-containing protein — MLQVKHRKIAVAGFSAGIVLILASLIAAWNAFVSGKEKLGVFPALFALLAIALLVYLFFVFYKLTDFKLFEAHVVQKSEEARADLLNQIRLEQEKLKQQEFVLDDTQEQAKTLIPQGNFKNVDSYAKKLLITLANYFNLVQGIVYTSADGGESFNFCASYGLTTEKSPVGFKKGENLNGQVAAEQQMQIIEEIPENYFMVESGLGKSKPHLLILMPLVVEKKTIAVVEMASFSAIGPKQQAILQEASSLLAVKMNQFVKA, encoded by the coding sequence ATGCTCCAGGTAAAACACAGAAAAATTGCAGTGGCTGGCTTTAGTGCCGGAATTGTGCTCATTCTAGCCAGCCTGATTGCTGCATGGAATGCTTTTGTCTCAGGAAAGGAAAAACTTGGTGTTTTTCCGGCATTATTTGCTCTGCTGGCCATTGCCCTGCTTGTTTATTTGTTCTTCGTTTTTTATAAACTCACCGACTTTAAGCTATTCGAAGCACATGTCGTACAAAAGTCGGAAGAAGCACGCGCTGACCTTCTTAACCAGATTCGTTTGGAACAGGAAAAATTGAAGCAGCAGGAATTTGTTTTAGACGATACCCAGGAACAGGCAAAAACACTCATTCCTCAAGGCAACTTTAAAAACGTCGATTCGTATGCCAAAAAATTATTAATAACTCTGGCCAATTACTTTAACCTGGTGCAAGGCATAGTATACACTTCGGCCGATGGTGGCGAAAGCTTTAATTTTTGCGCATCTTATGGTCTTACAACCGAGAAATCACCAGTGGGTTTTAAGAAAGGCGAAAATTTGAACGGACAAGTTGCCGCCGAGCAGCAGATGCAAATAATAGAAGAAATTCCGGAGAATTATTTTATGGTTGAATCGGGTTTGGGAAAATCGAAACCACATTTATTGATACTCATGCCACTTGTGGTCGAGAAAAAAACAATAGCTGTTGTCGAAATGGCCTCTTTTTCTGCCATTGGTCCGAAACAACAAGCCATACTGCAAGAAGCATCTTCCCTTCTGGCTGTAAAGATGAACCAATTTGTAAAGGCATAA
- a CDS encoding chemotaxis protein CheB, which translates to MKYKAVIIGGSAGSFQVVTRILSSLDDKFPLPVLLCLHRLKHVRSGFVEALSLKSNIPIEEPLDKDSLRPGRAYLAPANYHMFVEMANRIALSTDEPINHSRPSIDLSFITAANAYRDKLVGIILSGANRDGAMGLKVVAEKGGLTIVQDPRECEVKTMTESALQLTKVDHVYTTEQIISFLSKLKY; encoded by the coding sequence GTGAAATACAAGGCAGTAATAATTGGAGGTTCGGCAGGAAGTTTTCAGGTAGTGACCCGAATTTTGAGTTCACTCGATGATAAATTTCCATTACCAGTGCTTTTGTGCCTTCACCGGCTTAAGCATGTAAGGTCAGGTTTCGTCGAAGCCTTGTCGCTAAAATCGAATATACCTATTGAGGAGCCACTTGACAAGGATTCACTTCGCCCAGGAAGGGCTTACCTCGCTCCGGCGAACTATCATATGTTTGTAGAAATGGCTAACCGTATTGCCCTTTCGACCGACGAACCGATTAATCACTCCAGACCTTCGATTGATTTATCGTTTATCACTGCCGCAAATGCATACCGCGATAAACTGGTAGGGATTATTCTGTCTGGCGCTAACCGCGATGGCGCCATGGGTTTAAAAGTAGTGGCAGAAAAAGGAGGATTGACCATTGTGCAAGATCCTCGCGAATGCGAAGTGAAAACTATGACAGAATCGGCCTTACAGCTTACAAAGGTCGACCATGTATATACGACTGAACAGATTATTAGTTTTTTATCAAAATTAAAATATTAG
- a CDS encoding PAS domain S-box protein: MTGIKELYQRILKAETNPAPIAAIIGLAFPLIAWIIEFIRFKVAFGFKGIGQIHQLNPVIYLVDLAPFILGFLAFLFSVQWNTAKDNFQRRLRKRDERMALMAEFAKKIGEGDFNSALDLSGETDTLAESLLIMRENLAQNSMRDSEQSWIAEGKEIVSDILRINNKIDLLAGQVIKELVHYIKVVQGALYLYDEERKLLTNVATYAYNRKKYINQEFKLGYGLIGECAYEKDFIYRTEIPEDYATITSGILGDQKPGSLLLIPLISDEKLQGVIEFASIQSEIPELTIRFLKELGEVIARTLFNLRINQRTEQLLQEAQKMTYELQENEEQLRQNAEEMRATQEELQKSNEQLEANIQKVEDAQKRLYSLLENASEIIAIYNQNMELTYESPSVTKILGYTPEEMMGGKDMDRLTRRGESAMRDMFKELLEHPDHTVSIQYTYMKKNGQKIFLETTGRNLLHDKAISGIILNSTDITERKRAEKEERMRSKMQALSENSLDMIMRLSTVGQFFYANPVTERYLGIEVKDLLNKTLNEVNFTEVLFNYFRETIEQIKANPVKANAEITLPVMLDDELSDRIMSFVAIPEYNENELETILFVGHDITEAKRIELEIQDKNRKIEDSINYAQRIQTSILPDNNIIRRYLPSSFIYYTPRDVVSGDFPWFFRKNDITYIAAVDCTGHGVPGALLSFIGYFLLNNIVDHDKEHTASSILDDLHGQVRATLKQEESDAEARDGMDIAFCLIDNDRKILQYSGAHRPLYLLRKDELLEFKGDRKAIGGIPHKSKMEKEFTNHVINYEYGDKIFFFSDGMPDQLGGPEIKKYSPKRIRDNIIENKNLTMEEFNALFAKDFKEWMADHKQIDDVLLIGIELI, from the coding sequence ATGACAGGGATAAAAGAACTATATCAACGAATATTAAAAGCCGAAACAAACCCGGCTCCAATTGCTGCGATTATAGGATTGGCATTTCCTTTAATAGCCTGGATCATCGAATTTATCAGATTTAAAGTTGCCTTTGGTTTTAAAGGAATCGGTCAGATTCACCAGCTCAATCCTGTGATTTACCTGGTCGATCTGGCACCCTTCATTTTAGGATTTTTAGCCTTCCTTTTTTCGGTACAATGGAATACCGCGAAAGACAATTTTCAACGAAGACTACGTAAGCGCGATGAGCGCATGGCCCTGATGGCTGAGTTTGCCAAGAAAATTGGCGAGGGAGATTTTAATTCGGCTCTTGATCTTTCCGGCGAAACAGATACACTGGCTGAGTCGTTGCTTATTATGCGCGAAAATCTGGCTCAGAATTCAATGCGCGACTCGGAGCAAAGCTGGATAGCCGAAGGGAAAGAGATTGTTTCGGATATTTTACGAATCAATAATAAAATCGACCTGTTGGCAGGTCAGGTTATAAAAGAGTTAGTGCATTATATCAAGGTGGTTCAGGGGGCACTTTATCTGTACGACGAAGAGCGGAAACTACTTACCAATGTTGCAACCTATGCATACAACCGCAAAAAGTACATCAACCAGGAGTTTAAGTTAGGCTATGGACTCATTGGTGAGTGTGCCTATGAGAAAGATTTTATATACCGTACCGAAATACCTGAAGATTATGCCACCATTACCTCAGGCATTCTGGGAGATCAAAAGCCTGGAAGTCTCCTTCTTATTCCGTTAATTTCAGACGAAAAACTTCAGGGTGTAATTGAGTTTGCCAGCATACAGAGCGAAATACCCGAGCTGACCATCCGGTTTTTAAAAGAGCTGGGCGAAGTAATTGCGCGTACGCTTTTCAACCTTCGAATTAACCAGCGTACCGAACAGCTTCTGCAAGAAGCCCAAAAAATGACTTACGAATTGCAGGAGAACGAAGAACAACTCAGGCAAAATGCCGAGGAAATGAGGGCTACCCAGGAAGAACTTCAAAAATCGAACGAGCAGCTCGAAGCCAATATACAGAAGGTAGAAGATGCCCAAAAGCGCCTTTATTCTTTGCTCGAAAATGCTTCGGAGATAATAGCCATTTATAACCAAAACATGGAGCTCACTTACGAGAGCCCCTCGGTAACCAAAATATTAGGGTATACCCCGGAAGAGATGATGGGCGGAAAAGACATGGACCGCCTCACCCGACGAGGAGAATCGGCTATGCGCGACATGTTTAAGGAACTGTTGGAGCATCCTGACCATACTGTGTCGATACAATACACTTACATGAAGAAAAATGGTCAGAAGATATTTCTCGAGACCACAGGCCGCAACCTGCTTCACGACAAAGCTATTAGCGGCATTATTCTCAATTCAACCGATATTACCGAACGGAAACGGGCCGAAAAAGAAGAGCGCATGCGTAGTAAAATGCAGGCACTTTCAGAAAACTCACTCGATATGATTATGCGTTTGAGTACAGTCGGCCAGTTTTTCTATGCCAACCCCGTTACCGAAAGATACCTGGGAATAGAAGTGAAAGACCTTCTCAACAAGACACTCAACGAAGTTAATTTTACAGAAGTACTGTTTAATTACTTCCGCGAAACAATAGAGCAAATTAAGGCCAACCCTGTAAAAGCCAATGCCGAGATTACCCTTCCGGTAATGCTCGATGATGAACTTTCTGATCGGATTATGAGTTTTGTGGCCATACCTGAGTACAACGAAAACGAATTGGAAACTATACTCTTTGTGGGGCACGATATTACCGAAGCCAAGCGTATAGAACTCGAAATACAAGACAAGAACCGGAAAATCGAAGATTCGATAAACTATGCCCAACGTATACAAACCTCCATACTTCCCGATAACAATATTATTCGCAGGTATCTCCCGTCTTCCTTCATTTATTATACACCCCGTGATGTAGTAAGTGGCGACTTTCCATGGTTTTTCCGTAAGAACGACATTACCTACATTGCTGCAGTCGATTGCACAGGCCATGGAGTTCCAGGGGCCTTGCTCTCCTTCATTGGTTATTTTTTGCTCAACAACATCGTCGATCACGACAAAGAACACACTGCCTCGAGCATTCTCGACGACCTGCATGGACAAGTAAGGGCCACTCTTAAGCAGGAAGAAAGTGATGCCGAAGCCCGCGATGGAATGGATATAGCCTTTTGCCTGATTGACAACGACAGAAAAATTTTACAATATAGTGGTGCCCACAGACCCCTTTACCTGCTACGCAAAGATGAACTCCTCGAATTCAAAGGCGATCGCAAAGCCATTGGAGGAATACCTCATAAGAGCAAAATGGAAAAGGAGTTTACGAACCATGTAATCAATTATGAGTATGGCGATAAAATCTTTTTCTTTTCAGATGGAATGCCTGACCAGTTGGGCGGTCCGGAAATTAAGAAGTATTCGCCCAAACGAATACGCGACAACATAATTGAAAACAAAAACTTGACAATGGAAGAATTTAATGCTTTATTTGCCAAAGACTTTAAGGAGTGGATGGCCGATCATAAGCAAATTGACGATGTGCTTTTAATAGGTATTGAACTAATTTAA
- a CDS encoding DUF1987 domain-containing protein, producing METIKIQGTEDTPKVILDKEKEMMEISGRSLPEDVASFYDPILTWLDEYAESPNPKTVFNFKLVYFNTASSKLLLDVLMKLEEIHEAGNEVLIRWHYPEDDEDMEEAGEEYADIVDVPFEQVPYSA from the coding sequence ATGGAAACAATTAAAATACAAGGTACAGAAGATACGCCCAAAGTTATTCTCGACAAGGAAAAGGAAATGATGGAGATATCCGGACGTTCTCTTCCAGAAGATGTGGCATCATTCTACGACCCCATTCTAACCTGGCTGGATGAATATGCCGAAAGCCCTAATCCTAAAACGGTTTTCAACTTTAAATTGGTGTATTTCAATACAGCCTCTTCTAAACTTCTTCTCGATGTGCTTATGAAGCTTGAAGAAATTCATGAAGCCGGAAACGAGGTACTCATTCGTTGGCATTATCCCGAAGACGATGAAGACATGGAAGAGGCAGGCGAAGAATATGCCGACATTGTGGATGTGCCCTTTGAACAAGTACCCTATTCGGCATAG
- a CDS encoding GAF domain-containing protein, with protein sequence MFYSGYRKKDTLQAVSYSTGIESKLSVANVNHDKAFDLQKSDLHFSDRTCDELIATQNLLVDGISDSLLLLGDLKYLRKHFKHATLDDSVSLALQNYLLSYTKVILSLKEKGNSYGGKVEIANDLFQSISNELSMAPDNGIQAEKFNSLVSFYLLDYSAARLNSLLEFCDNVLLAFYSQSRYDIAVLERDVDELKEVLEGIAQIDQRLLNTSDNTGQLSDLTASYEYLQHSFARLKQEIEKQTNHYHNRWNLIFIFLALLLTAAYILMMYRFSRTVVGSVHQLHSITKSLASGSIMPNIPGSGPYEFDAYYTEIKALLNLLNGRKTFIEDMLNNRLNTQLQATTENDVIGKLLVNLQEMMRKAQNEQMKYDLENNARRYTNEGLAKFGEILRLNSHDTTILADEFIRELVKYMGALQGSVFLLDEQNKNQLHLMSAFAYDRKRFLQKTLKLGEGLVGTCALEKKVINLTELPDNYITIKSGLGDTPPNNLLLLPLMTNEEMVGVVEMATLKVFSAIEIELATSIASSLASTIISARNNSRTSELLRKSQQQAAEMAEQEEEMRQNLEELIATQEESTRREQELQSLLDAIGKSFFILEYDTSGTISHVNERLLAFLRMPADRVLYQKHRDVFTEESLISDEFIEEVVVTKKSIMRMETLHQGSKKYQYKYNLSPVLTSNGDVDRILNLFSIEEVNT encoded by the coding sequence ATGTTCTATTCTGGATATCGGAAAAAAGACACCCTTCAGGCAGTATCGTATTCCACCGGAATTGAATCGAAACTTTCTGTTGCTAATGTCAATCATGATAAAGCCTTCGATCTGCAAAAGTCTGACCTTCATTTTTCCGACCGCACCTGCGATGAACTTATTGCCACACAGAATTTGCTTGTTGATGGTATAAGCGATTCGCTTCTACTGCTGGGCGATTTAAAATATCTAAGGAAACACTTTAAACATGCTACCCTCGACGACAGCGTCTCGCTTGCTTTGCAGAATTACCTTCTCAGCTATACCAAAGTCATTCTGAGTCTTAAGGAAAAAGGTAATAGCTATGGAGGCAAAGTTGAAATCGCAAACGATTTATTTCAAAGCATCAGCAATGAATTGAGCATGGCCCCCGATAATGGAATTCAGGCCGAAAAGTTCAATAGTCTTGTCAGTTTCTATTTACTCGATTATTCAGCTGCCAGATTGAATAGTTTATTGGAATTTTGCGACAATGTACTTCTGGCTTTTTATTCCCAAAGCCGATATGATATCGCTGTTTTAGAAAGAGATGTTGACGAATTAAAGGAAGTATTAGAGGGTATTGCACAAATTGACCAGCGCTTACTTAATACCTCCGATAATACTGGACAATTGTCCGATCTTACAGCAAGTTACGAGTATCTGCAACATAGCTTTGCAAGGTTAAAACAAGAAATTGAAAAACAAACAAATCATTACCACAATAGGTGGAATCTGATTTTCATTTTTCTGGCGCTTTTGCTAACGGCTGCATACATACTGATGATGTACCGGTTTTCGCGCACGGTGGTGGGGTCTGTGCATCAGTTGCATTCCATTACAAAATCTCTTGCCAGCGGAAGCATTATGCCCAATATACCGGGCTCAGGCCCCTATGAGTTTGATGCCTATTATACCGAGATCAAGGCTTTATTAAACCTTCTGAATGGCCGCAAGACCTTTATCGAAGATATGTTGAACAATAGGCTGAATACTCAGTTGCAAGCTACTACCGAAAACGATGTCATTGGAAAACTTTTAGTGAATCTTCAGGAAATGATGCGCAAAGCTCAAAACGAGCAAATGAAATACGATCTCGAGAACAATGCCAGACGTTATACCAACGAAGGATTGGCAAAATTCGGCGAAATTCTCAGGCTTAACAGCCACGATACTACTATTCTTGCCGATGAATTTATTCGTGAATTGGTAAAATACATGGGGGCACTTCAGGGAAGCGTTTTCCTTTTAGACGAACAAAACAAAAACCAGCTGCACCTGATGTCGGCTTTTGCATACGACCGCAAACGTTTTCTTCAAAAAACACTGAAATTGGGTGAGGGTCTTGTGGGCACCTGTGCCTTGGAGAAAAAGGTAATAAACCTTACCGAATTGCCCGACAACTATATTACCATCAAATCTGGTTTGGGAGATACTCCACCAAATAATCTATTGCTCTTACCATTGATGACCAACGAAGAAATGGTGGGTGTGGTGGAAATGGCTACGTTGAAAGTTTTTAGTGCCATTGAAATAGAACTTGCCACCAGCATTGCTTCAAGCCTTGCTTCGACCATTATTAGTGCACGCAACAATTCGCGCACCTCTGAGCTGCTGCGAAAATCGCAACAGCAAGCCGCCGAGATGGCAGAACAGGAAGAAGAAATGCGTCAGAACCTAGAAGAGCTCATTGCCACTCAGGAAGAATCGACCCGCCGCGAACAGGAATTGCAGTCCTTATTAGATGCAATAGGAAAAAGCTTCTTCATTCTTGAATACGATACAAGCGGAACAATAAGCCATGTGAACGAAAGATTACTGGCATTCCTGCGCATGCCTGCAGACCGTGTACTTTACCAAAAGCACCGTGATGTATTTACAGAAGAAAGCCTGATCAGTGATGAATTTATAGAAGAAGTGGTAGTGACGAAAAAGAGTATCATGCGTATGGAAACACTTCATCAGGGATCGAAAAAATACCAATATAAATACAATCTTTCGCCAGTGCTTACTTCCAATGGCGATGTAGATAGGATCCTGAATTTGTTTAGTATTGAAGAGGTAAACACCTGA
- a CDS encoding protein-glutamate O-methyltransferase CheR codes for MTITEQDYQLFLFALKTSSKYDFSDYSEKSLTRRLAKVLTDNKLNITALVNKIKNDAEFVERIVKEITVNTTELFRDPQVWHALRYAVLPKLKSNSTINIWHAGCSTGQEVYSMMIILNELGMLDKAKIYATDLNTDVMQQAQNGEYKYRFNIGYLDNFDKVIKENPYNYEEYYEVPYDKYFTIDKATDTIKMNDFLRQKPVYKKHDLVKESNSLFVKFDIIFCRNVIIYFNYNLQGKVFDLFHRNLYDSGCLVLGLHETILGSYSVKYQKKGHIYYKN; via the coding sequence ATGACTATAACCGAACAGGATTATCAGTTGTTCTTGTTTGCGCTAAAAACGTCCTCAAAATATGATTTCAGTGATTATTCTGAAAAATCATTAACACGCCGTTTAGCTAAGGTTTTAACAGACAACAAGCTGAATATTACTGCTTTGGTTAATAAAATAAAAAATGACGCTGAGTTTGTTGAAAGGATTGTTAAAGAAATTACTGTCAACACCACCGAACTTTTTCGCGACCCACAAGTGTGGCATGCCTTACGTTATGCGGTGCTTCCAAAACTTAAAAGTAACTCCACTATCAACATCTGGCATGCGGGCTGTTCAACCGGGCAGGAAGTATATTCGATGATGATAATTTTGAACGAGCTTGGAATGCTCGACAAAGCGAAGATATATGCCACCGACCTGAACACCGACGTGATGCAGCAGGCGCAGAATGGCGAATACAAATACCGCTTTAACATCGGATATCTCGATAATTTTGACAAAGTAATCAAAGAAAATCCTTATAACTACGAAGAATACTACGAGGTGCCCTATGACAAGTATTTTACCATTGATAAGGCGACTGACACCATTAAAATGAATGATTTTTTAAGGCAAAAGCCTGTTTATAAGAAGCATGACCTGGTGAAAGAAAGTAACAGTCTTTTTGTTAAATTCGATATTATATTTTGCCGAAATGTGATTATCTATTTTAATTACAACCTTCAAGGCAAGGTTTTCGATCTTTTTCACCGCAATCTTTACGATTCGGGTTGTCTGGTACTGGGCTTGCACGAAACTATTTTAGGTTCGTATTCTGTGAAATACCAGAAAAAGGGTCATATTTATTACAAGAACTAA